A DNA window from Actinokineospora baliensis contains the following coding sequences:
- a CDS encoding alkaline phosphatase D family protein produces the protein MNTPNRRSVLLGGAAAAGLVAVGVGTPALAAPDRTLTYPFTLGVASGDPSADGVVLWTRLAQDPLALDGLGGMPNRTLPVLWQVAADERFRHVVRTGVEWARPESAHSVHVELAGLRPGAEYFYRFRVQEHVSETGRTRTAPAPHSLTGALTMSFASCSHFGEGFFTAYRRLAEDHPDLVLHLGDYQYEYAGKAADVRAVVGPETRTIADYRLRHAQYKSDPDLRLAHQVAPWLIVFDDHEVENNWADDVPEAPDPEFPARRAAAFQAYYENMPLRRTARPRGQDMQLFRRVRWGALANFHMLDTRQYRTDQACGDGTKVDCADRLDAARTLTGAAQERWLLDGLRTSRARWDVLGQQVFFAQRDLTAGEKQGFSMDAWDGYKASRDKVAAGLATARNGVVLTGDVHRHWAGDVKENFDNPESRNVAVELVTTSITSTGDGGEDTNATVLAENPHLKFYKNRRGYVRTRITAKELRADFRVLPHVRTAGAEATTAATFVVEDRGHTLHQA, from the coding sequence ATGAACACTCCCAACCGCCGGTCCGTGCTGCTCGGCGGCGCTGCCGCCGCGGGCCTCGTCGCGGTCGGCGTCGGTACGCCCGCGCTGGCCGCGCCCGACCGCACCCTCACCTACCCGTTCACCCTCGGCGTCGCCTCCGGTGACCCGTCCGCCGACGGCGTCGTGCTGTGGACGCGTCTCGCCCAGGACCCGCTCGCCCTCGACGGCCTCGGCGGCATGCCCAACCGCACGCTGCCGGTGTTGTGGCAGGTCGCGGCGGACGAGCGGTTCCGCCACGTGGTGCGCACCGGCGTCGAGTGGGCCCGGCCGGAGTCCGCGCACAGCGTGCACGTCGAACTGGCCGGACTGCGCCCCGGCGCCGAGTACTTCTACCGCTTCCGGGTGCAGGAGCACGTGTCCGAGACCGGCCGCACCCGCACCGCCCCGGCGCCGCACTCGCTGACCGGCGCGCTGACCATGTCCTTCGCCTCCTGCTCGCACTTCGGCGAGGGCTTCTTCACCGCCTACCGCCGCCTCGCCGAGGACCACCCCGACCTGGTGCTGCACCTGGGCGACTACCAGTACGAGTACGCGGGCAAGGCCGCCGACGTGCGCGCGGTCGTCGGACCGGAGACCCGCACCATCGCCGACTACCGGCTGCGCCACGCCCAGTACAAGTCCGACCCCGACCTGCGGCTCGCGCACCAGGTCGCCCCCTGGCTGATCGTCTTCGACGACCATGAGGTCGAGAACAACTGGGCCGACGACGTGCCCGAGGCGCCGGACCCCGAGTTCCCCGCCCGCCGCGCCGCCGCGTTCCAGGCGTACTACGAGAACATGCCGCTGCGCCGCACCGCCCGGCCGCGCGGGCAGGACATGCAGCTGTTCCGCCGGGTCCGGTGGGGCGCGCTGGCCAACTTCCACATGCTCGACACCCGCCAGTACCGCACCGACCAGGCCTGCGGCGACGGCACCAAGGTCGACTGCGCCGACCGCCTCGACGCGGCCCGCACGCTCACCGGCGCGGCGCAGGAGCGGTGGCTGCTCGACGGGCTGCGCACGTCGCGGGCGCGGTGGGACGTGCTCGGGCAGCAGGTGTTCTTCGCGCAGCGGGACCTGACCGCCGGCGAGAAGCAGGGCTTCAGCATGGACGCGTGGGACGGGTACAAGGCCAGCCGGGACAAGGTCGCCGCTGGCCTGGCGACCGCGCGCAACGGCGTCGTGCTGACCGGTGACGTGCACCGCCACTGGGCCGGGGACGTCAAGGAGAACTTCGACAACCCCGAGTCCCGCAACGTCGCCGTCGAACTGGTCACCACCTCCATCACCTCCACCGGCGACGGCGGCGAAGACACCAACGCGACCGTCCTCGCCGAGAACCCCCACCTCAAGTTCTACAAGAACCGCCGCGGCTACGTCCGCACCCGAATCACCGCCAAGGAACTCCGAGCAGACTTCCGAGTCCTCCCCCACGTGCGCACCGCGGGCGCCGAAGCCACCACAGCCGCAACCTTCGTCGTCGAAGACCGAGGCCACACCCTGCACCAAGCCTGA
- a CDS encoding patatin-like phospholipase family protein: MHPVISLLRSRLSSGSRADGRKLALAVEGGGSRGSYSGGMIAGLDDLGLTSCFDAVYGASAGALNGAWMLGGQAQTGTFGWSDPAIMRRVTNPWRLRRVVDTEHLVQVVYEAVPMNFAAILSNATTFHPLATDAATGEAVDLHPFLKDQRSLQLALRASTGLPMLSGRPVTLAGRQWIDAGLAEAIPFRTAIADGATDVLVLRTRPDGWAALPPSRVETAVVSRYLRRVAPGALTSWQSRHTRQLTDDNDLAAHPSILQIRPPATAPEVPRLTRDTLLLRRAVRLGREAVLAALT; encoded by the coding sequence GTGCACCCCGTCATCTCGCTGCTGCGCTCCCGCCTGTCCTCCGGTAGTCGTGCCGACGGCCGCAAGCTCGCCCTCGCCGTGGAGGGCGGGGGCAGCCGAGGCTCGTACTCCGGCGGCATGATCGCGGGTCTCGACGACTTAGGCCTGACCAGCTGCTTCGACGCCGTCTACGGTGCCTCCGCCGGTGCGCTCAACGGTGCCTGGATGCTCGGCGGTCAAGCGCAGACGGGCACCTTCGGCTGGTCGGACCCGGCGATCATGCGGCGGGTGACCAACCCCTGGCGCCTGCGCCGCGTCGTCGACACCGAGCACCTCGTGCAGGTCGTCTACGAGGCCGTCCCGATGAACTTCGCGGCGATCCTGTCCAACGCCACCACGTTCCACCCGCTCGCCACGGACGCGGCCACCGGGGAGGCGGTGGACCTGCACCCGTTCTTGAAGGACCAGCGCTCGCTGCAGCTGGCCCTGCGCGCGTCGACGGGTCTACCGATGTTGTCCGGCCGCCCGGTGACCCTGGCGGGCAGGCAGTGGATCGACGCGGGATTGGCCGAGGCGATCCCGTTCCGCACCGCGATCGCCGACGGCGCGACCGACGTCCTCGTCCTGAGAACCCGCCCCGACGGCTGGGCAGCCCTACCCCCCTCGAGAGTCGAAACCGCCGTCGTCTCCCGCTACCTCCGCCGAGTCGCCCCCGGCGCCCTGACGAGCTGGCAATCCCGCCACACCCGCCAACTCACCGACGACAACGACCTCGCCGCCCACCCCTCCATCCTCCAGATCCGCCCACCCGCCACCGCCCCCGAGGTCCCCCGCCTCACCCGGGACAC